AAAGTATGAATTATGTTGATGCTGTGGTAAAAGGGGATGAATTCCTTAATGAAGAACTGGATAAGGCTTTCAATGAAACTACAACTGAAAAATCTGAATATCTGGATGTAGATTCAATAAACAAATTATATTAAAAACACAGTGTAATGACTAATACGATTAAAAGAAATTTCTTTATCCTTTTTTTGGCGATTTTTGGAGGTGGCCTGCTTTATAACTGCGAACCGGATGCAGATACCCTGGGTGAGCAATTGTTTCAGGATGATGCGGCACAGGGAAAAGAAATCGCATTCGACCTGATAGGATATAATATCAATAATCTGGACAGTATCCAGAGTGACGCTTCCAAACTCGGATCTGCTGTCCTTGGAGCTTTCGATGAAAGTCAGTTTGGAATGCAGAAAGCCTCGTACCTTACCCAGGTGAGATTACCTTCTTATGCACCGGATTTTGGAACCAATGCAAAAGTAGACTCGGTTGTTTTGGTGATTAAACCTACGTATGCTTCTGATTCGGTGACGACCACTACCAATGAAGATTATATTTATAAAGATCCGTCGGGAGATATCGCTGCCAAAAAAGTGGTCAATACATATCCTATCAACAGATATGGTAAAGCAAAAAAAACAATGACGCTAAAAGTTCATGAGGTTACCGAATTCCTGAATGGATACTCTGACAAAGCCAGTTCTAAAAAGGAATATGCTTACGACCAAAATAGTGAGATCGGTTCTAAAGTTTTGGATGGGAACGTTAATTTGGTAACCATTACAAAGGATTCTGATGCTTCTTCAATTTATACATCGTCTGCTGTAGGAATCAGAGTGAAATTGGACTCTGCTTTCTTTCAGAATAAAATTATTGCTAAAAAAGGACAGGCTGAGTTAAGTGATGTCTCTAATTTTATCAGATATTTTAAAGGATTAAGAATTTCTGTGGCCGAGAATGACGGCTATTTAATGAATTTTGGTCCCAATGATATGGAACTTGTGATGTATTACAAGAATGATAAAACGGAAAATGGTACCACGACGAGACCTCAGACTACATATACATTTTCTGTAGGTTCAGGAAATACACATATCGGAAGCTATGCTTACACTAGATCCAGTAATTATACAGCCGCGATTAACGGAGCCGATAAAGCTAACGGAGACGCAAAATTGTATACTCAAGGCATGGGTGGGGCGTCTATCGGTGTTAATTTCTCAAAAACTACAATTGATTCACTGAAACAGTTGTACCAGGAAAAAAAGGCAGCAATTATTGGTGCCAGAATTAGAATCTATACGGATGCTTCATGGACAAATAAATATTACAAACCAACTGCGTTCAATATTGTACAGGGAGAGGTTGAAGATCCTGCCAAGGGGCTTAACAAGTATGCATTTACAACAGACTGGAGTACTCTCGGCGCTGGCGGAGCTCCTAATTTTGCATTTTACAGAACCTATAATCTTGATAAAGATCAGTCCTACTATGAATTTACTGTGACACAATCTCTTAAAGATATTGTTGAGGGTAAGGAAGGAGTAGATTACACTAAGCAGTTCTACAGAATTGATCTGGGAAGTTTCTTGCAAACCTCGACTGGAGCGCTTGTGGGACACCAGTATACTTCCAGAGCTTATGACAGAAACAGAGCTGTTTTTGTAGGATCTGATAAAGGTAATGCAAAAAGAATAAAGGTAAGAGTTATTTACGGAACAAAATAAATTTAAAAACACGAGATAATTATGTGCGGAATTGTAGGATATACGGGTTTTCAGGATGCGTATGAGATTGTGATTAACGGCCTGAGAAGACTGGAATACAGAGGATATGACAGTGCCGGAATCGTTCTTGAAAATGGCAACAATAAACTTGAAGTTGAAAAAACAAAAGGTAAAGTAGAGGATCTTGTACAGATTTCCAGCCAGTTGAAAGGAGTGGCAAAAATAGGGATGGGACATACCCGTTGGGCTACTCACGGGGTTCCCAGTGATAGAAACTCTCACCCGCACTTATCTAATAATGGAAAAATAGCACTTGTTCATAATGGGATCATTGAAAACTATGATACTATTAAAACAATGCTTAAAGAAAAAGGATATTTCTTCAAATCTGAAACAGATACAGAAGTATTGGTAAATCTTGTTCAGTATTTTATGGACTTAAATGCTGAGACAGATTTCCCGACAGCGGTAAGATATGCTTTGAATGAAGTATACGGAGCTTATGCAATTACAGTAATGCATGAAGATTTTCCTGGACTACTTGTTGTGGGAAGATTGGGATCTCCATTAGCCATTGGTATCGGCGAAAAAGAATATTTTGTCGCATCGGATGCCTCTCCGTTCGTGGAATTTACAAAAGAGGCCATCTATTTGGAAGAAGGGCATATGGCGACGATTTCTTTGGAAAAAGGAGTAGATATCCGCACCATCAATGAAAATTCTAAAATAGAACCTGAAATTCAGGAACTTAAATTGAGTCTTGAACAAATAGAAAAAGGGGGGTTTGAGCATTTTATGCTTAAAGAGATCTTTGAGCAACCCAAATCTGTACACGATACAATGAGGGGTAGACTTCTTGTAGAAGAGGGAGTAATTAAAATGGCCGGCATTTGGGATCATATTGAGAAATTCAAGAATGCCAACCGTATTATTATTATTGCCTGCGGAACTTCCTGGCATGCAGGTCTCATTGGAGAATATCTTATAGAAGAATATGCGAGAATTCCGGTTGAAGTTGAATATGCTTCAGAATTCAGATATAGAAATCCTATCATTTCCGATAAGGATGTTGTAATTGCAATTTCTCAGTCTGGAGAAACAGCTGATACGATGGCTGCTTTAAAATTAGCAAAAGAAAAGGGAGCATTTATCTATGGAATCTGTAATGTGGTAGATTCTTCTATTGCTAGAATTACGGATGCGGGCTCTTATACCCATGCCGGACCTGAGATTGGTGTGGCTTCTACAAAAGCGTTCACGGCTCAGCTAACCATTCTTACTCTTATTGCCTTTAAATTGGGGAAACATAACGGGAACTTAGGAAATGCAGAATTCATGAGCCTTATTTCCGAACTGGATGCCATTCCCAAAAGAATTGAGGAAGTGTTAAGCACGACTCATGAATTAACTCAAAATATCGCAAAAGATTTCGTTCATGCGACAAACTTCCTTTATTTAG
The sequence above is a segment of the Chryseobacterium sp. MYb264 genome. Coding sequences within it:
- a CDS encoding DUF4270 family protein; the protein is MTNTIKRNFFILFLAIFGGGLLYNCEPDADTLGEQLFQDDAAQGKEIAFDLIGYNINNLDSIQSDASKLGSAVLGAFDESQFGMQKASYLTQVRLPSYAPDFGTNAKVDSVVLVIKPTYASDSVTTTTNEDYIYKDPSGDIAAKKVVNTYPINRYGKAKKTMTLKVHEVTEFLNGYSDKASSKKEYAYDQNSEIGSKVLDGNVNLVTITKDSDASSIYTSSAVGIRVKLDSAFFQNKIIAKKGQAELSDVSNFIRYFKGLRISVAENDGYLMNFGPNDMELVMYYKNDKTENGTTTRPQTTYTFSVGSGNTHIGSYAYTRSSNYTAAINGADKANGDAKLYTQGMGGASIGVNFSKTTIDSLKQLYQEKKAAIIGARIRIYTDASWTNKYYKPTAFNIVQGEVEDPAKGLNKYAFTTDWSTLGAGGAPNFAFYRTYNLDKDQSYYEFTVTQSLKDIVEGKEGVDYTKQFYRIDLGSFLQTSTGALVGHQYTSRAYDRNRAVFVGSDKGNAKRIKVRVIYGTK
- the glmS gene encoding glutamine--fructose-6-phosphate transaminase (isomerizing); translated protein: MCGIVGYTGFQDAYEIVINGLRRLEYRGYDSAGIVLENGNNKLEVEKTKGKVEDLVQISSQLKGVAKIGMGHTRWATHGVPSDRNSHPHLSNNGKIALVHNGIIENYDTIKTMLKEKGYFFKSETDTEVLVNLVQYFMDLNAETDFPTAVRYALNEVYGAYAITVMHEDFPGLLVVGRLGSPLAIGIGEKEYFVASDASPFVEFTKEAIYLEEGHMATISLEKGVDIRTINENSKIEPEIQELKLSLEQIEKGGFEHFMLKEIFEQPKSVHDTMRGRLLVEEGVIKMAGIWDHIEKFKNANRIIIIACGTSWHAGLIGEYLIEEYARIPVEVEYASEFRYRNPIISDKDVVIAISQSGETADTMAALKLAKEKGAFIYGICNVVDSSIARITDAGSYTHAGPEIGVASTKAFTAQLTILTLIAFKLGKHNGNLGNAEFMSLISELDAIPKRIEEVLSTTHELTQNIAKDFVHATNFLYLGRGYNYPAALEGALKLKEISYIHAEGYPAAEMKHGPIALIDENMPIVIIAPKKGHYDKIVSNVQEIKARKGKIIAVVNKGDTQVSEMADYVIEIPETSECFSPIVASVPLQLLAYYIAVYRGANVDQPRNLAKSVTVE